One Cyanobacteria bacterium FACHB-DQ100 DNA segment encodes these proteins:
- a CDS encoding response regulator, translating to MKQDRELEIRRQFLDEAQEYLDTLDATILGLANHPVDATQANAALRAAHSIKGGAGMMGFQVLSELAHRLEDSWKVLKIDKSISLTPRLENLLLAAVSCLRQVVEFDRDSMQRHQASCVDANWLAVEAYPVFDALHSELGDPQEENAASVLSPEDGQDIVPLLFETEVEGCLQRLESVLAAPDQPCLREEVAILAQELGGLGEMLQLTNFIQLCQSVFHQIEQGETVETAQSALKAWRVAQTFAIAGQYDQIPTSISGAERVDFAAPEIEVVEPSDWFTEALAADSFDDAAYPDFQPIPAPARSRSAAQATTPAQPQVTDFKVLEAEPEPVTVAEDQDATVRVPVRQLNQLNDLFGELTVDRNGLDLYLKRLRSLARTLHERVQTLDQANAKLRLAYDRVSLAGVRTLGENRRPEFDALELDRYGDLHLLSQQVMETIVQLQEVSEDIDLSLDDTEQSSRNLNKTAKQMQSGLSQLRMRPISDILDRFPRALREWSLQYGKPVRFDMAGGSTLIDRNILETLNDPLMHLLRNAFDHGIEAPSVRESKNKSPEGVIEIRAFNEGNRTIITVRDDGEGIPIHKIRDRAEQMGLDPVLLDAARDEELLSLIFEPGFSTSSQVTALSGRGVGMDVVRNNLKQIRGEISVNTKAGLGTTFTLSVPFTLSTVKVLLVESAGMLLAFPTDVVSELVLLQPDQIIQAPGSELLNWQNRMVQLVRLQKWMRFNCPKIPHGFETPPTIATPSVLMLDQNPQWFGVYIDRCWGEQEATIRKVEGNLPLPSGFSGCTILGDGRVVPLVNAPELLRWITSCERSETEPELDLNFRAQLKASLSQRPELPGSLVPTVLVVDDSINVRRFLALTLERSGYRVEQAKDGQDAIERLESGLAVQAVICDIEMPRLDGYGFLAKMRSDTQFAQLPVMMLTSRSGEKHRKLAENLGASAYFSKPYNEQVLLKTLEKMVNSIAVV from the coding sequence ATGAAGCAAGATAGAGAGCTTGAGATTCGCCGTCAGTTTCTCGATGAAGCGCAAGAGTATCTTGATACGCTTGATGCCACGATTTTGGGGTTAGCTAACCATCCGGTTGATGCGACCCAAGCGAATGCAGCGTTAAGAGCCGCGCACTCGATTAAAGGAGGCGCAGGAATGATGGGATTTCAGGTTCTGAGTGAACTTGCCCATCGGCTCGAAGACTCCTGGAAAGTGCTGAAGATTGATAAATCAATCTCCCTGACTCCCCGACTCGAAAATCTGCTGTTAGCGGCGGTAAGCTGTCTGCGACAGGTCGTGGAGTTCGATCGCGACTCGATGCAGCGCCATCAGGCTTCTTGTGTGGACGCAAACTGGCTAGCAGTTGAGGCGTATCCCGTGTTTGATGCGCTGCATTCGGAATTGGGCGATCCGCAGGAGGAAAACGCTGCCTCGGTGCTGTCGCCGGAAGACGGTCAAGACATTGTGCCGCTGTTGTTTGAAACGGAAGTGGAAGGCTGTTTGCAGCGATTAGAGTCGGTGCTAGCCGCACCGGATCAGCCTTGCTTGCGCGAGGAAGTTGCGATTCTAGCGCAAGAGTTGGGCGGACTCGGTGAGATGCTGCAACTGACGAATTTTATTCAGCTTTGCCAATCGGTGTTTCACCAGATTGAGCAAGGAGAGACCGTCGAAACCGCTCAATCTGCTTTAAAGGCTTGGCGAGTCGCGCAGACGTTTGCGATCGCCGGACAATACGACCAGATTCCCACCTCGATCTCGGGTGCGGAACGGGTTGATTTTGCCGCACCCGAGATCGAGGTCGTCGAGCCGAGCGATTGGTTTACCGAAGCGCTTGCCGCCGATAGCTTTGATGATGCGGCGTATCCCGACTTTCAACCGATTCCGGCTCCTGCACGATCGCGCAGCGCAGCGCAAGCAACGACTCCTGCCCAACCGCAAGTGACCGATTTCAAAGTGCTGGAAGCGGAACCCGAACCTGTAACGGTTGCTGAAGATCAAGACGCGACGGTGCGCGTTCCGGTGCGGCAACTAAATCAGCTCAACGATTTGTTTGGTGAATTAACCGTCGATCGCAACGGGTTAGATCTCTATCTAAAGCGATTACGATCGCTCGCCAGAACGCTGCACGAACGGGTGCAAACGCTCGATCAAGCGAATGCGAAATTGAGATTGGCTTACGATCGCGTGAGTTTAGCGGGAGTACGAACGCTGGGCGAAAATCGTCGCCCGGAATTTGATGCGCTAGAACTCGATCGCTATGGCGATCTGCACTTACTGTCGCAGCAGGTGATGGAAACGATCGTGCAGCTTCAGGAGGTCAGCGAAGATATTGATCTGAGCTTAGACGACACCGAACAGTCCTCGCGGAACCTGAATAAAACCGCGAAACAAATGCAAAGCGGACTGTCTCAGCTTAGAATGCGTCCGATCTCGGATATCTTGGATCGCTTTCCGAGAGCTTTACGCGAATGGTCATTGCAGTACGGCAAGCCCGTTCGATTTGACATGGCGGGTGGCAGTACGCTGATCGATCGCAACATTCTCGAAACGCTCAATGATCCATTAATGCACCTGTTACGCAATGCGTTTGATCATGGAATCGAAGCTCCCAGCGTTCGAGAATCGAAAAATAAATCGCCAGAAGGAGTGATCGAAATTCGGGCATTCAACGAAGGTAATCGCACGATTATCACGGTTCGGGATGACGGTGAAGGCATTCCCATTCACAAAATTCGCGATCGGGCGGAACAAATGGGACTCGATCCGGTGCTGCTTGATGCAGCGCGAGATGAGGAATTACTGTCGCTGATTTTCGAGCCGGGATTTAGTACAAGTAGCCAAGTCACTGCCCTTTCTGGTCGCGGGGTCGGAATGGATGTGGTTCGCAATAATCTTAAACAAATCCGGGGTGAAATCAGCGTCAATACCAAAGCGGGACTGGGGACAACGTTTACCTTGTCGGTTCCATTCACTCTGTCGACGGTTAAAGTGTTGCTGGTTGAGAGTGCGGGAATGCTACTTGCGTTTCCTACCGACGTGGTTTCAGAATTAGTGCTGCTGCAGCCGGATCAAATTATTCAAGCTCCGGGTAGCGAACTCCTAAACTGGCAAAATCGCATGGTACAACTGGTGCGCCTGCAAAAATGGATGCGCTTTAATTGTCCCAAAATTCCTCACGGCTTTGAGACTCCGCCCACGATCGCGACTCCCAGCGTGCTGATGCTCGACCAAAACCCGCAATGGTTTGGAGTCTATATCGATCGCTGCTGGGGTGAACAAGAAGCGACGATTCGTAAAGTCGAAGGCAATTTGCCGTTACCGAGTGGATTTAGCGGCTGTACGATTCTGGGGGATGGTCGCGTTGTGCCTTTGGTGAATGCGCCGGAACTGCTGCGCTGGATCACAAGCTGTGAGCGCTCCGAAACCGAACCAGAACTCGACCTCAATTTCCGCGCCCAACTCAAAGCCAGCCTATCTCAGCGCCCCGAACTTCCTGGAAGCTTGGTTCCAACCGTGCTAGTCGTCGATGATTCGATCAACGTGCGGCGATTTTTGGCGCTGACGCTAGAGCGATCGGGTTATCGCGTCGAGCAGGCAAAAGACGGACAGGACGCGATCGAGCGGCTTGAATCGGGTTTAGCTGTACAAGCTGTAATCTGTGATATCGAAATGCCAAGGCTAGATGGATACGGATTTTTGGCAAAGATGAGATCGGATACGCAATTTGCTCAGTTGCCTGTGATGATGTTGACTTCCCGGAGTGGCGAAAAACATCGTAAGCTGGCTGAAAACTTAGGCGCATCCGCTTATTTCTCAAAACCTTATAACGAGCAGGTTCTACTCAAAACGCTCGAAAAAATGGTGAACTCGATCGCCGTCGTTTAA
- a CDS encoding GAF domain-containing protein: MLDRSSRPTRPFWSNWFRHLPIERKQLLALLVCELIPIVGLGIGFSIVLANSLRTQLLAQAKSEVAVTETNYNIKINQMGFGSRGQSDNPAIITATKNHQRNENLSTDLQNQLQQILQNEVKARRIEYATLIGKDLRIIANANNKRAKETVTTPELVPLIQQALRDGQQIKASSTVSWDELRKEAPPLPDRFTNQDALIRYVVTPIRDSENPNNIIGVLVFGDIVNHKLPIVENTLKAFGSGYSAVYFRRENGEFGLATGLNQDSDSNQPQIDAALSDLAILKLAIAAKGETATQRIPVNGQTYTVAAKALPNRIVETPDGAVAEMGDAPSAILVRGTPETALNQLLLMSVQQEAIVLALAIGAIVIWTIIFRRIVLKPIQELQQTTEAFANGDRSVRAEVFAKDEVGQLAIAFNHMADSINASEVSLANEVSRQEQQMQEARVLSEITVRMRRSLDPSQILQTAIDEARSFLNLDRILVYELESCVVNGTVIAESIKAENLSLIHKTITSPLGLDRFEQYSAQSVWAVKNAAKEMDDRYRQQLAQLNIKAEIAVPLKQENQIIGLVCAQSCQQERDWQVSEINFFVQLATQIGFALDQVKLLQEHQSAVQTAEDRKTSLQQQIIQLLGEIQTVSAGDLTVRANVTANDLGTVADFFNAVVENLRDLVLKVKQTSAQVNDLLNQNEEEVQHLATQARQQAQETTRTLNSVEQMTLALQAVADRAQQAAIVAQNAANAAKSGETVMDSTVTSIYNLRATVEDATRKVKLLGDASQQIGRVVSLISDLATQTDLLAINASIEATRAGGHGRGFGIVATEIGELASRSTTATREIAALIQTIQEQVTEVVEAMNRGATQVVESAHSARNAKQSLIHVVQVSEQMDGLMNSIAQATVSQTRSFQSLTDLIKDVAEVSTQTSDSSVRVSKALRQTVDVAEQLQASVGMFKVQGGDREI; this comes from the coding sequence ATGTTAGACCGTTCTTCTCGCCCCACTCGTCCGTTTTGGTCAAATTGGTTTCGTCATTTACCGATCGAGCGAAAACAACTGCTTGCGCTACTGGTGTGTGAACTGATTCCGATCGTCGGATTAGGCATTGGTTTCTCGATCGTGCTTGCAAATAGTTTACGCACCCAACTGCTTGCCCAAGCAAAATCCGAAGTTGCGGTGACGGAGACGAACTACAACATCAAAATCAATCAGATGGGATTCGGATCGCGGGGACAATCGGATAATCCTGCGATCATTACCGCGACAAAAAATCATCAGCGCAACGAAAATCTCTCAACCGATCTGCAAAATCAACTCCAGCAGATTTTGCAAAACGAAGTGAAAGCACGCCGCATAGAATATGCAACCCTCATCGGCAAAGATTTACGCATCATTGCGAATGCAAATAACAAACGAGCCAAAGAAACGGTGACAACGCCTGAATTGGTGCCGCTGATTCAGCAAGCTCTCCGAGATGGGCAACAAATCAAAGCGAGTAGCACCGTTAGCTGGGACGAACTCCGCAAAGAAGCACCGCCGCTACCCGATCGCTTCACTAACCAAGATGCTCTCATTCGCTACGTCGTTACCCCCATTCGCGACTCCGAAAACCCAAACAATATCATCGGCGTTCTCGTTTTTGGCGATATCGTCAACCACAAACTCCCGATCGTCGAAAACACTCTAAAAGCCTTTGGTAGCGGCTATAGTGCCGTTTATTTTCGGCGCGAGAATGGTGAATTTGGCTTAGCCACTGGGCTGAACCAAGACAGCGACTCGAATCAACCTCAAATTGATGCGGCTTTGTCTGACCTAGCAATTCTCAAATTGGCGATCGCTGCCAAAGGTGAGACTGCCACTCAGCGAATTCCTGTCAACGGTCAGACTTACACCGTTGCTGCTAAAGCACTCCCGAATCGCATTGTCGAAACACCAGATGGAGCCGTTGCAGAAATGGGAGACGCTCCCAGTGCCATCCTGGTGCGCGGCACCCCTGAAACTGCCCTGAATCAATTGCTGCTAATGAGTGTGCAGCAAGAGGCGATCGTGTTGGCGCTAGCAATCGGAGCGATCGTCATTTGGACAATTATTTTTCGTCGCATCGTTCTCAAACCGATTCAGGAGTTGCAGCAGACGACCGAAGCATTTGCCAATGGCGATCGATCTGTGCGGGCTGAAGTGTTTGCTAAAGATGAAGTGGGACAATTGGCGATCGCGTTTAATCACATGGCAGACAGCATCAACGCTTCTGAAGTTTCTTTGGCAAATGAAGTGTCGCGCCAAGAACAGCAAATGCAAGAAGCGCGGGTGCTGAGCGAAATTACGGTACGAATGCGTCGATCGCTTGATCCGAGCCAAATCCTTCAAACCGCGATCGACGAAGCCCGATCGTTTCTCAACCTCGATCGCATCCTGGTTTATGAATTAGAATCCTGCGTAGTCAATGGAACGGTGATTGCAGAATCAATCAAAGCTGAGAATCTTAGCTTGATTCATAAAACGATCACATCTCCATTAGGTTTAGATCGGTTTGAGCAATACAGCGCCCAGTCGGTTTGGGCCGTCAAAAACGCAGCGAAAGAGATGGACGATCGCTATCGTCAACAGCTTGCCCAACTAAACATCAAAGCTGAAATTGCGGTTCCGCTCAAACAAGAGAATCAAATTATTGGACTCGTCTGTGCTCAAAGTTGTCAACAGGAGCGCGATTGGCAAGTCTCCGAAATCAATTTCTTCGTGCAGCTTGCGACTCAGATTGGCTTTGCCCTAGACCAAGTGAAACTGTTACAGGAACACCAATCCGCTGTGCAAACCGCCGAAGATCGTAAGACTTCGCTTCAGCAGCAAATCATTCAACTTTTGGGCGAAATTCAAACGGTGTCTGCCGGAGATCTCACCGTTCGCGCTAATGTCACCGCGAATGATCTCGGAACCGTTGCTGATTTCTTCAACGCCGTGGTTGAAAATCTGCGCGATCTGGTTCTGAAAGTGAAACAGACTTCTGCTCAAGTCAACGATTTGCTCAACCAAAACGAGGAGGAAGTCCAGCACTTAGCCACTCAGGCGCGTCAACAAGCCCAGGAGACGACCCGCACCCTTAATTCAGTAGAGCAAATGACGTTAGCGCTGCAAGCTGTTGCCGATCGCGCACAACAAGCGGCGATCGTCGCTCAGAATGCTGCGAATGCCGCAAAATCTGGAGAAACCGTGATGGATTCGACCGTGACCAGTATTTACAATCTCAGAGCCACGGTCGAAGACGCAACCCGCAAAGTTAAGCTCTTAGGAGATGCTTCTCAGCAAATCGGGCGGGTGGTTTCGCTGATCAGCGATCTTGCAACGCAAACCGATCTGCTCGCCATTAACGCCAGTATTGAAGCTACCCGCGCTGGAGGGCATGGACGTGGCTTTGGCATTGTCGCGACTGAGATCGGGGAGCTTGCGTCTCGATCGACCACGGCAACCCGCGAAATTGCCGCGCTGATCCAAACGATTCAGGAACAAGTCACCGAGGTTGTTGAAGCGATGAATCGGGGCGCGACCCAAGTGGTCGAAAGCGCCCACTCAGCCCGCAACGCCAAGCAAAGTCTGATTCATGTCGTGCAGGTTTCTGAGCAGATGGATGGCTTAATGAACTCGATCGCGCAAGCAACGGTTTCTCAAACTCGATCGTTTCAGTCTTTGACCGATTTGATCAAAGACGTGGCGGAAGTCTCGACGCAAACTTCTGATTCGTCGGTGCGAGTGTCGAAAGCGCTGCGGCAAACTGTGGATGTGGCAGAGCAGCTACAGGCTTCGGTGGGAATGTTCAAGGTGCAAGGGGGCGATCGGGAAATATAG
- a CDS encoding alpha/beta hydrolase, translating to MRKFKRLKVALCAIGGWMSLSVVSRPVWGAERVFLTYGILERSISVSSLEAYASTGTLDSDLYVYSQYVTPEQLQTLRKALLTRADLTPIAVSQFLYTQQGEILLRRLGQIIQPDSRDTGFFAIRAALILASADPEGLTALNVLRKFPTRGLRVDLQRSLDIAGELGNLINQTNRATQTIAQLSNTETTPLPGGAIPDLSVRGAYGFQKEALRLVDRSRGFVQALGRERVFPVDVYLPVARRQPLSASIPVVVISHGLGSDRGTFRYLAEHLASHGFAVAVPEHPGSNAKQLQALVGGTVNEVTSPSEFIDRPLDIKYLLDELERRANADSRYQRLNIKQVGLLGQSFGGYTVMALAGAPINFQQLQRSCQPAEIDRTLNLSLLLQCRAGALPPISYNLSDSRVKAIIAINPITSSVFGQAAIAQIETPTMIITGNADTVAPALPEQIQPFTWLKAPERYLALIDRGTHFSALQEGDAQGVPLPPEVIGEAPNVARRYVNALGLAFFQTYLANRSDYRPYLSAAYARTLSQDPLRLNLVQSLTVAQLNGE from the coding sequence ATGCGAAAGTTTAAGCGGTTAAAGGTTGCGCTTTGTGCGATCGGGGGATGGATGTCGCTCTCTGTTGTGAGTCGTCCGGTCTGGGGGGCTGAGCGTGTCTTCTTGACGTATGGAATCTTGGAGCGATCGATTTCAGTTTCGTCGCTTGAAGCTTATGCCAGCACGGGTACATTGGACAGCGATCTTTATGTCTATTCGCAGTATGTCACGCCTGAACAACTGCAAACACTCCGAAAAGCATTACTGACACGGGCAGATTTGACTCCGATCGCGGTGTCGCAGTTTCTCTACACGCAGCAAGGGGAGATTCTATTGCGGCGGTTAGGGCAGATTATCCAGCCAGACTCTCGCGATACTGGTTTTTTTGCAATTCGGGCTGCTTTAATCCTGGCATCGGCAGATCCAGAGGGATTAACCGCGCTGAATGTGCTGCGTAAATTTCCGACGCGCGGACTGCGAGTTGATTTACAGCGCAGTTTAGACATTGCGGGAGAGCTGGGAAATTTGATTAATCAAACGAACCGGGCAACGCAGACAATTGCCCAACTCTCTAATACAGAAACTACACCGTTACCAGGGGGTGCGATTCCCGATTTGTCAGTTCGAGGCGCTTATGGATTTCAAAAGGAAGCGCTGAGATTGGTTGATCGATCGCGGGGATTTGTGCAGGCTTTAGGGCGAGAGCGGGTGTTTCCGGTTGATGTTTACTTGCCCGTTGCCCGTCGGCAGCCGTTGAGCGCCTCAATTCCGGTGGTTGTCATTTCACACGGACTTGGCTCCGATCGGGGCACGTTTCGCTATCTTGCAGAGCATTTGGCTTCACATGGATTTGCCGTGGCAGTGCCCGAACATCCGGGAAGTAATGCCAAACAGCTTCAAGCGCTGGTTGGTGGAACGGTCAATGAAGTGACGAGTCCGAGTGAGTTTATCGATCGACCGCTAGATATCAAATATCTGTTAGATGAGCTAGAGCGCAGAGCCAACGCCGATTCGCGCTATCAGCGCTTAAATATCAAGCAGGTCGGTCTGTTGGGGCAGTCTTTTGGGGGCTACACGGTCATGGCGCTCGCGGGTGCGCCGATCAATTTTCAGCAACTCCAGCGATCGTGTCAGCCCGCCGAAATCGATCGAACGCTGAATTTGTCGCTGTTGCTGCAATGCCGCGCTGGAGCACTGCCGCCGATCTCTTATAACTTGAGCGATTCACGGGTGAAAGCGATTATTGCGATTAACCCGATTACGAGCAGCGTCTTTGGACAAGCGGCGATCGCGCAGATCGAAACGCCAACGATGATCATTACGGGCAATGCCGATACGGTTGCGCCTGCTTTGCCGGAGCAGATCCAGCCGTTTACCTGGCTGAAAGCGCCAGAGCGATATTTAGCCCTGATCGATCGCGGAACGCATTTTTCTGCCCTACAAGAAGGCGATGCTCAGGGGGTTCCTTTGCCACCAGAGGTGATTGGTGAGGCTCCAAACGTTGCCCGTCGCTATGTGAATGCTCTAGGTTTGGCGTTTTTTCAGACTTATCTTGCGAATCGATCGGACTATCGCCCTTACCTTTCGGCGGCTTATGCCCGTACCTTGTCTCAAGATCCGCTACGGTTAAATTTGGTACAGTCGTTGACTGTGGCGCAGTTAAACGGAGAATAA
- a CDS encoding DUF2949 domain-containing protein produces MTVLLSEVNEQTQTEESDSCLVRYLKEELAVPDESIDLAMRHCEQERGTLPMVLWRYGFVSIDQLNQIFDWMER; encoded by the coding sequence ATGACAGTTTTATTATCGGAAGTCAACGAGCAGACACAGACGGAAGAAAGCGACTCCTGCTTAGTCCGCTATCTCAAAGAAGAGTTAGCCGTTCCGGACGAATCGATCGACCTGGCGATGCGCCATTGTGAACAAGAACGCGGAACGTTACCCATGGTGCTGTGGCGCTATGGGTTCGTTTCGATCGACCAACTGAACCAAATTTTTGACTGGATGGAGCGCTAG
- a CDS encoding DUF3611 family protein: protein MAKSDSPTLREIASTFRFAGWFSFWFQLVLTVISSAILLFAAVSTRTPAANNPGTGVGVVLTIGGIAVLGFNMFWSLTKYVVIGRRLNGAAAARPKKAEAIQTIRTGLIASLAGTLLALLGAEAIVGLLFGKAVNQGFAGFVNVDPAKFIQPIDILVVQASINVILAQFVAISTSLWLLNKMSKQ, encoded by the coding sequence ATGGCAAAATCTGACTCCCCCACGCTTCGAGAAATTGCAAGCACATTCCGATTTGCGGGTTGGTTTAGTTTTTGGTTTCAGTTGGTGCTGACCGTGATTTCAAGTGCGATCTTGCTGTTTGCTGCCGTTTCCACTCGCACTCCAGCCGCCAACAATCCAGGAACCGGGGTTGGGGTCGTGCTGACGATCGGTGGAATCGCGGTCTTAGGCTTCAATATGTTCTGGTCGTTGACGAAATACGTGGTGATCGGACGGCGGCTGAATGGAGCGGCAGCAGCTCGACCGAAAAAAGCGGAGGCGATTCAAACGATTCGGACAGGATTGATTGCAAGTTTAGCGGGAACTCTCTTAGCGCTCTTGGGAGCAGAGGCGATCGTCGGTTTGCTGTTTGGCAAAGCGGTCAATCAGGGGTTTGCAGGTTTTGTCAACGTCGATCCGGCAAAATTCATTCAACCCATTGACATTCTTGTGGTGCAAGCAAGCATCAATGTGATTTTGGCGCAGTTTGTCGCCATTTCGACCTCGCTTTGGCTCTTGAACAAGATGAGCAAGCAGTAA
- the truB gene encoding tRNA pseudouridine(55) synthase TruB — protein MDGFLNLNKPFGLTSHDCVAKVRRIYGLKKVGHAGTLDPAATGILPIALGRATRLLQYLRQDKAYHATIRFGVTTATDDLEGEILTQQAVSHLSLEQIQEKLPLFQGVIQQIPPNYSAIQVQGKRLYDLARSGQAIEVPARTVEIYDLKILDFRAGDFPELDLAIACGSGTYIRSIARDLGGQLGTGATLAKLLRTESSGFELKESATLEELPGPLIEPEAVLLHLPEVVLESAIAKRWCQGQKIALELERSGIVRVKREHSVERSLRFLGIGEIRADGVLVPQMVYEPI, from the coding sequence GTGGATGGGTTTCTAAACCTGAATAAACCGTTTGGGTTAACTTCGCATGATTGTGTCGCGAAGGTTCGCCGAATTTATGGGCTGAAAAAAGTGGGTCACGCGGGGACGCTTGATCCGGCAGCGACAGGGATTTTGCCGATCGCGTTGGGTCGCGCTACTCGCCTGCTGCAATATCTCCGCCAGGATAAGGCGTATCATGCGACGATTCGATTTGGCGTAACGACGGCAACAGATGATCTTGAAGGTGAGATCCTGACTCAGCAGGCAGTTTCGCACCTGAGCTTAGAACAGATTCAGGAAAAATTGCCCTTGTTTCAGGGGGTGATTCAGCAGATTCCGCCAAACTACAGTGCGATTCAAGTTCAAGGGAAGCGGCTGTATGATCTAGCGCGATCGGGGCAAGCGATCGAGGTTCCTGCCCGTACCGTTGAGATTTATGATCTGAAGATTTTGGATTTTAGAGCGGGTGATTTTCCCGAACTTGATTTAGCAATTGCTTGTGGCAGCGGAACTTATATCCGCTCGATCGCTCGTGATTTGGGAGGGCAACTGGGAACAGGGGCAACGTTAGCAAAGCTGCTGAGAACCGAAAGCAGCGGCTTTGAGTTGAAGGAGAGCGCTACGCTCGAGGAGCTGCCTGGTCCCCTGATTGAGCCAGAAGCAGTGCTGCTCCATTTACCAGAAGTTGTGTTGGAGAGTGCGATCGCGAAACGTTGGTGTCAGGGACAAAAGATTGCACTGGAACTTGAGCGATCGGGAATTGTCAGGGTTAAGCGCGAACACTCCGTGGAGCGAAGCTTGCGGTTCTTGGGAATTGGGGAGATTCGAGCCGACGGGGTATTAGTTCCGCAAATGGTTTATGAGCCTATTTGA
- a CDS encoding response regulator produces the protein MTAFWDRLLDSSSFIPHGHCYLWQTGLVWLHITGDALIALSYYSIPITLVFFVRQRRDLPFEWIFLLFGAFIIACGTGHLLDIWTLWHPDYWISGGLKAVTAIVSVLTAVELYPLIPKALALPSPTQLALTNQALQVQIGERRQAELELKRYQDQLEELVAQRTAELTAINQQLQQEIIQRQRIQEERESLLQREQQAREQAESANRVKDEFLAVLSHELRTPLNPILGWTKLLQRQQLKPEKAAIALDTIERNAKLQAQLIEDLLDISRIMGGKLTLTAAATDLKTVVLAAISTISLAAEAKQIQIDTQLEAEIGQVLGDAGRLQQVVWNLLSNAVKFTPKGGRVEVSLTRQTNQRSDFATITVRDTGKGIGAAALPHVFDRFWQEDSTNTREFGGLGLGLAISRQIVELHGGIITAESAGEGQGATITVRLPLCATAADVAPKRARSEENSTLAGLHILVIDDSCDSREFTAFVLSQAGSKVTAVDSAKAALNVLSNSCPDVIVCDIGLPEMSGYEFIQQVRSRPVEQGGRVVAIALTSYAGDNDQKRALESGFHQHLSKPVEPERLLKTITAVRQPVG, from the coding sequence ATGACAGCATTTTGGGATCGTTTGCTTGATTCAAGCTCCTTTATTCCTCACGGACACTGCTATCTCTGGCAAACTGGGCTGGTGTGGCTTCATATCACAGGCGATGCGCTAATTGCGCTGTCATACTACTCAATTCCGATTACCCTGGTTTTCTTTGTGCGGCAGCGTCGCGATCTACCGTTTGAGTGGATTTTTCTGCTATTTGGAGCTTTTATCATTGCCTGCGGAACAGGTCATTTGCTCGACATTTGGACGTTGTGGCACCCGGACTACTGGATTTCAGGCGGCTTAAAAGCGGTGACTGCGATCGTTTCAGTCCTGACTGCTGTGGAACTTTATCCGCTGATTCCCAAAGCGTTGGCACTGCCCAGCCCAACCCAACTTGCTCTCACCAACCAGGCACTCCAAGTTCAAATTGGAGAACGCCGTCAGGCTGAACTTGAACTAAAGCGCTATCAAGACCAACTTGAAGAATTAGTAGCACAACGTACTGCTGAACTGACTGCGATTAACCAACAGCTTCAGCAAGAAATTATTCAGCGCCAGCGCATTCAGGAAGAACGAGAATCGCTGTTGCAGCGAGAACAACAAGCGCGAGAACAAGCAGAGTCTGCCAATCGCGTCAAAGATGAGTTTCTTGCAGTTCTGTCCCACGAACTCAGAACCCCGCTCAATCCAATTTTGGGTTGGACAAAACTTTTACAGCGACAACAGCTAAAACCAGAGAAAGCCGCAATCGCGCTTGACACGATCGAGCGCAATGCCAAGCTACAAGCGCAGTTAATCGAAGACCTGCTGGACATTTCTCGCATTATGGGCGGAAAGTTAACCCTCACTGCTGCTGCAACCGATCTAAAGACGGTGGTGCTTGCAGCGATTAGTACCATTTCTCTAGCGGCTGAAGCAAAACAGATTCAGATTGATACCCAGCTTGAAGCAGAGATTGGACAAGTTCTAGGAGATGCCGGACGATTGCAGCAGGTGGTGTGGAACTTGCTCTCTAATGCAGTGAAGTTTACGCCCAAAGGCGGTCGAGTTGAAGTGAGCTTAACTCGTCAGACGAATCAGCGCTCAGATTTTGCTACCATTACCGTCCGAGATACAGGTAAGGGAATTGGGGCGGCTGCGCTTCCCCATGTGTTCGATCGCTTCTGGCAAGAAGATAGTACCAATACGCGTGAATTTGGCGGTTTAGGGTTAGGGCTGGCAATTAGTCGTCAAATTGTGGAGCTTCACGGGGGCATTATTACTGCCGAAAGTGCAGGCGAGGGACAGGGAGCAACCATCACGGTGAGGTTGCCCCTTTGCGCTACAGCCGCAGACGTAGCTCCAAAACGAGCGCGCTCTGAAGAAAATTCGACTTTAGCAGGGCTGCATATCTTGGTGATTGATGATAGTTGTGACTCTCGCGAGTTTACTGCATTCGTTCTGAGTCAAGCAGGCTCGAAGGTGACAGCAGTTGATTCTGCGAAGGCCGCTCTGAATGTGCTGTCTAACTCTTGCCCAGATGTGATCGTCTGCGATATTGGATTACCCGAAATGAGCGGCTACGAATTCATTCAACAGGTTCGATCGCGTCCAGTTGAGCAAGGGGGTAGAGTGGTAGCAATTGCCCTAACTTCTTATGCAGGTGACAACGATCAGAAGCGAGCGCTCGAGTCTGGATTTCACCAGCATTTATCTAAGCCGGTTGAACCGGAGCGCCTACTTAAGACGATCACAGCAGTCCGCCAGCCCGTTGGGTAG